The DNA sequence TGCTATGCTAAATGAAATATAGCCAGCAAGTATTGGGATCATTAAAGCAAATGCGCTTCCACCACCTATTTGCATTAAAATATCTGCTATTTTGTTATAGCTTGGATCGTTTATATCAAATGCTTTGATTCCAAACATAAATGATATTGCTATTATTATTCCCCCTGAGACTACAAATGGAAGCATAAATGACACCCCATTCATTAGGTGTTTATAAATTCCTACTCTTTGGTTTTGTTTAAGGTTTCTGTTGGTTGTATTTGTGTTGCTTTTGTAAATTAGTGCTTCGTTTTTAAGAATTATTTGAATAAGTTCTTTTGCTTTGTGTATGCCGTCTTTTACTCCTACTTCAATTAAAGGCTTTCCATTAAATCTTTCTTTATCGATAGTCTTACCAGATGCAATAATGATTCCCTTTGCCTTTTTTATCTCTTCTGTTGTTATTGGGTTTTCAGTTCCACTAGATCCATTTGTTTCTACTTTTATGTTTATGTTTAATTCCAAAGCTGCTTTTTTCAAGCTTTCTGCTGCCATATAAGTGTGAGCTATTCCCACAGGACATGCTGTTACGGCAAGAATGAAGTCTTTTTTTGTATGTAAATTATTAGATTCATTTATATTATTATTGCTTACAATGATTTCTAAGAATTTGTCTTTATTATTTGTGTTCATAAGTTCATGTCTTAATGAATTATTGCTAAAAGTATTACTTAGATAAGATATTGCTTTTATGTGAGCGTTGCTGGGAGTTTCTTCTGGAAGAGCCATCATAAAAAACAGTTTTGAAAGTTTTTGATCAGAAGAGTTGAAATCAAATCCATTACCCTCGACTCTTAAAATAGCAATTCCATGTTTTTTAATGAAATTGCCTTTTGCATGGGGCATTGCTATATGCTCTTCAATGCCTGTTCCGTTAATTTCTTCTCTTTTTTTAATTTCTTTTATGAATTCTTCCATGTCATTTAAGTATCCATTTTCATTGAGCATATTAGCCATTTTTCTAATTACATCTTCTTTGCTAGTTGCATTATAATTTAAAACAATCAAGTTTTTTGAAAATAAATTTTGCATAATAATCACCTTTATATATTATATAGTGTATATATATTTGTTAAATTTTACATTTATTTAATTGATTTTATCAATCAAAGGAGATTAAACTTGATATATACTCTAACACTTAACCCTTCTGTGGATTATAAAATAGTTTTAAAAGAATTTCAGGAAGAAAGCCTTAATTATACTTTAAATAACAATTTTTTTGCTGGTGGCAAGGGAATAAATGTAAGCACTGTTCTTAAAAATTTGGGAAAGTCTAGCACAGCGCTTGGATTTTTGGGAGGCTTTACAGGCGATTATATAAGACTTTCTCTTGATTTTAAGGGTATCAAAAGCGATTTTATTAAAATAAAATATGACACAAGATTGAATATTAAAATGATAGCGAATGGTAAAGAGACAGAAATTAATGCAAATTCTCCAGATATTTCCGATGATGAATTTAAAGTTTTGAAAGATAGGCTTAAAAGTTTAAAAAATGATAGCATATTGGTAATGTCTGGAAGCATTCCTGCATCTTTGGGTGCAAACGCATACAATCAGATAGCTGATAACATTTCTAGTGATGTTAGGCTTATTATTGATACTAGTGGAAAACCTTTGAAAGAAGTTCTTAGATTAAATCCCTTTTTAATAAAACCTAATATTTATGAACTTGAAGGTCTTTTTAATACTAAATTTAATTCTACAAAAGAATTGATTAAAATTGGGAGAAATCTTGTAGAAAGTGGGGTTCAAAATATTATAATTTCCATGGGAAGTGATGGAGCTATTTTTATTAGCAATAAAAATGTTGCTTTTAGGGCCTTTGTTCCAAAGATTACTTCTGTTAGCACTATTGGGGCAGGAGATTCTGTAGTTGCGGGATTTGTATATGCTTTTGATAATAGAAATACTTTGGAAGATTCGTTTAAATTTGGTATTGCAGCCGGTACGGCTACTGCATTAAAAGGTAATCTTTGTGAATTTCAAGATGTTAAAAAGATGCTTTGTGAGATTAGGGTTGAAAATATTTGTACTTTTTAATGTTTTAAATAGAGTTGATTTGGAATTTTACTGTAGCTTTAAAAAAGCTACAGTATTTATTGTTCCTAAATTTTTAATTTTAATTTATACAATTTGTTTGTTGCTAAAGCTAATCCTACAACTGTCAATAATGTAATTATGGCTGTAATTGCAAGTAGGCCTGTTATTGTACTTGATTGAGTGATTTTTGCAGCGATTTCTGTAGTTTGATCATTGCAAACACAGTTAGCATATCCACATATTGGACAAATCTCTTCTATTCCAAATTGACTTAAGTTTCCATTTGGAATTATATTTCCTTTTGTTGTAGTGCTAGTTTGTGCAAAAACAGATGTTGAGATCAATATTAAAGCAGTAAAAAATATGTATTTTTGTAAATTCATTTTACCTTCTCCTTATAGGTTTTATTTTTTAATTAGTTAAATTATTGTTTTTAAATTATACATTTGTAACTTTTTATTATTCAAAACCTGTTAATAGCAATAATAGATTTTCTAAGAATAGCTGCTGCCATAATAGAGTGTAAAATTTATCATCGGGAGCGACGGGTCTCGAACCCGCGACCTCCTGCGTGACAGGCAGGCGTTCTAACCATCTGAACTACGCCCCCAAAGGCATTCTTTTTAAAGATTATATTAGTTTTTAATTTATTTGTCAATTTCTTTAAATGAGTTTAAGCGTTCTAATATTTTTGAATCTCTTTTACCAGATTTTTTGCTTAGTGTAAGAATAGTCTTTTTGTTAGAAATTATTTCTAAGCTATCTTTAGCTCTTGTTATTGCAGTATACATAAGTTCTTTTGTCAAAAAGGGGTTATTTTCTAATATTACTTTTATATGTTTGTATTCAGATCCTTGGCTTTTGTGTATTGTTGTAGCAAAGCTAAATTCATAATGTGTTAGTAAATCTAAATTTATTTTTTTATATTTTTCATCTTTTCTTTGGAATAAAGCATAAAATTTGGAATTTTCGTTAAAAATTATACCCCGTTCTCCATTAAATAATTTATTTTTATAGTCAGTTTTGGTTATCATTATTATTTGACCGATTAAGTTTCCGTAGATCTTTTTTAGATGTGTTTTTATTATTTCATTTAGTGTTTTAGTTCCAAATTTTCCAAAATTTTTTGAACTTAAAATTATATTTTCAAGTAGAGTTTCAAGTATTGTTTCAATTTTTGATTCTTTTAGTAATTTAAGATTAAAAACGGGTATTTTTCTATATAAATTGTTTGTATATTCTATTAAATCTTTTTTTAAATTTATTTTTTCTATTTCTTTTAATTGGATGTTTTTATTGTTATTAATGTATTTACAGATCAAGGAGCTGTCTTCTTTATATATAGCTTTTGAGAGTAAATTTATTTCTTTGTTGCTCCTAAAATTTTCTTTAAGATCTTCTACATTATCACTATTTATTTTTTGTATTTCTAGAAGGCTTGAATATACATTTCCTTCATTTATCGATGGGAGTTGATTTTTATCTCCTACTATTATTAATTTAGTAGTTATTGGGATTGCTTTTAATAGCTTTAAAAATGTATATGCATCTACCATTGAAGCTTCATCGATTATTATTACATTAAAATTTAGTTGATTTTCCTCATCGTATATATTTTTTTTGTTTATAAATTTAATTCCCAATAGTTTTTGGATGGTACTGCATTCTATTTCCAAATTTTTGAATGAGTAGTCTATGCTTGTTTGTAACCTTAGGCTAGCTTTTCCTGTAGGCGCTGTAATAGCTATTAATCCTTTTTTTTTACTATTACTATTTAATGTTGTATTAATTGCCTTTAATATATAGTTAATAGTTGTAGTCTTACCTGTTCCAGGGCCACCGCTTAATAAAAAGAAGTTACTTTTTAATGCCTTTTTAACAGATGTAATTTGTTCTTTATTTAAATTATTGGTGTTAAAATTTGATATTATATTATTTATTTCGTTGTCATTTAATTCACTTTTATTGTTTTCTAATCTTTTTGTAATTTGTGTTATTAACTCTTCTTCTTCTCTGTAGTTTTTTTGAGTATAAATGTAAATATTATTTTCTAGTATTAATGGAGTTGTAATTTTAAGCTTATTTAATTCCATTAATATGTTGTTTCTCTTTAAAAGTGGTATTATATTTTTGATAGTGTTTAGGTTTCCAAATATTTCTAGTTCTTTTAGCATTTTTATTGCTTTGTTGTAAATTTTGGTGTTTTTTTCTAGATTATCTTTTGTGAATGTTATGGTATTTTGAATATCTTTTGCTAATAAATTTATATTAGCTCTTAAATGCCCTTTATCAAAGTAGTTAAATAAAAATATTAAAAATATTGTAATATGTTCATTATTTATGGACTTTGTAAGCGTTTGTGCTTTATAGTAATTTTTTTTATTGATATTTAAAAGTTCAATTATTTGATAAAATTTAAGCTCGGGAGTTAAGAATTTTTTATTTTTGTCTTTTAAAAATTCTCTTAATACCAAAAAATCTCTCATAGTCACCTTTTAATACTTAATTCTAAAATAATTTTATCTAAATCTATGTCATTGAATTTTGGAAGATCAAAATAAATACCATTTTCAAATTTTGATTGCAAGCATTCAATATTATCTTTAAATGCTCTTGTAAAAAGATATATTACTCCGCCAAATTTTTGGTTATATTCTTTTTTGTCTTTAAATAATATTTTTTTCATTCCAAGCACATATATTTTGTATTGCAAATCATAATATTCTTTTTTTATTATATGTTCTAAATTTTTTACATTATAGTCATCTTTATCTTTTCCAAGATAGTTTGTTTTGTAATCTAGGATATATATTTTATTATTAGCTTTAAATATTAGATCTACTATTCCTTTTAAATACCCATCATTTAACTTTATGTGAAGATCTTTAAAGTGATTTTCAAAAAGATGTTTTTGTTTTTGAAAATCAGGATTTATTTTGATTAAAAATTCCATTTCTTTTTGCAGTTCTTCAATATCACACAGACGAGTATTAATTGCTCTTATTTTATAAGTTAGTATATTATAAATCATTTTAGTTAATGAATTTTGTATTTCTACTGTATTGAGATTTGAGTTGATTTTTTTTATTTGTTTTTCAATAGTTTCAATGTTATTTTTTTTAAAATTATCAAATGTATCTCTTGCTGTACTAAAGATTATTTTTTCCATTGAAGCATGCAAAATGTTTCCACTATCTTTTCCTTTAGGTAAAGTCTCTTCTAGTATAGAATCGTCATCAAGCTCAGCTTCTTTTTCGTAGCCAATATTTTTAAAATCATAATCTTCATAAAATGTTGTATGATGAGCTTGTGCTGTTAGGCTTGAAAAACTAGATGTATATTCTTTTTTAAACATATTTTTAATTATTGGCTTTGGTGGGATTAGTTTAGCATGTACATTTGCATTGTTCTTTTTTTTATTGAAATTTTTTTGGCTAATAAATTCATATATGTTAAAGTCATGTTTGATTTTATCGATAGTAAAAATTTTTGCCATTTCTAATAATTTGCTAGTTATGCTATTTATTTTTGTAATAAAAATAGCAAATTTAGCTCTTGTTGCTCCCACATAAAATATATTTTTTTCTTCACTTATCATTTTTAGTTTCGCATATTTTTTATTTTCTTCTAATTTGAAAAAATCATATTCAATGTTTCCATCCTTATAAAATTTGTAAAAATAATTTTTTTTTGAAAAAACATTACTACTTCCTATTGGAGATGTATTGATTAAAAATACGATATTCATGCTAAGCCCTTTTGATTTGTGTATTGTCATCAGCTCTATAGATTCATTATTTATGGTATTGCTATTTTCTTCTATTTCTTCGGACTCTTCGTTTATTATTAGACTTTCTAAAGTAGAGATTAGAGATTGTAAGCTTTGTTCTTTATGATATATTTTAGAGATATTCTCAAGGACTGTTTCATGGGTTTTTAAGTTTTCAAACTTACCCTCTTTAATGAGAAGGCCTTTGTAATTGATTTTATTTTTTGCCCATTCAATAATTTTTTGATCTTTGGTAATATTTGCAATTTTGATCCACAAGGTTTTTTCCAATATGATTTTGTTAATTGCATTTATTAATGTTATTTCATTTTTTTCAAGCAAAACCGTTATATTGTCAATAAATTCTTCTATTAGATGAATTTTTTCTTGTTTGATTAAAATTCTTTGCAAATTCCACGGTATATTTAGTATTTTACTGTTTAGAATGTAATTTAAATTTTTAAAACTTTGTTTTCGATCTAAACATTTAAGAATATAGAAAATGTCGTTAAATTCTTTGGTTTTAAAAAATTTTTCTTGAGTTTTGTTTGTTTGGATTTGTTCTTTTTTTAATGCTTTATCAATTAAATTGATTTCATTTTTTCCTCTACAAAGTACTTTAATGTCTTTCATTTTAATATTTCTAATCTTATTATTTTCAACAATTGTTCCATTTGTAAGTAAGTATTTTATTGTTAATGCTGTTTTTTGGTAAATATCTTCTTCGTTTTCGGTATTTGCATTTATTATATTGATCCCTTCTATTTCTTGTCCATTTATAAAAATGTTATTTTTATCATTTTTATGACTTGGAATTGAATTTGTAAATTCAATTCTTTCAACTTCATCAACTACTGCAGTATTGTATATATTATTAAAAATTTTATTTAAAGGTTTAATAAGTTTTTTACTTGATCTGTGATTTGTTTGCAGTACAATTTTAGCGTCTTTGTTGATTTTATTTTTTATTTCTTTATTATAAAATGAGATGTCGGCTTTTCTAAAAGAATATATTATTTGTTTGGGATCTGCTATGAATATCAACTTTATTCCTGCCGATTTTAATATTTTGAATATCTCTATTTGTGCTAAGCTTAAGTCTTGTGCTTCATCAATTAAAATGATTTTATATCGATTTTTGATTGCATTTAAAAGTTTTTTATCTGCTGATTTTAAATAATTTTTTAAATTTAAAATTATGTAATTTTGATCTATTATGTTTGTTGATTTAATAATTTTTTCTAGTTCTTTTTCTATATACTTTAGTATTTTGTATTCCACTTTTAAAATGACGTATTGCTTTAAATTGTTTCTATTTTTATTTCTATTGTCTTCTGATTTATATTTCTCATGTTTAATATTCATTCCCAGATGGATTAAATCATTTTTGATCTTAAGTTCTTTAGGTAGCAATTTAATATTTTTTTTAGTTTCTTTTTCTATTAGAGTTGAAAAAAATTTATTTTTTAATAATATTTCTGTTATTTTAAATATGTCATTTTCTTTAGAATATTCTATTTCAAGTTTGCCAGTTTGAATATGTTTATTATAAAAACCTAGTATTTCATCTGCGGTCATTTTTTCTAAGTTTTCTATTATTTTATTGTAATCTTTTGTTAACTCTGTCTTTTTTAGAAGAACTCTTTCAAATGATGTTTGTTTGTTAAGCCAATCTCCAAGTTCTTGAGTTGCATCTCTTTCGTAAGCTTTTTTTATTTTTAAAACAATTTCTTCTGTTTTTTTAGCATCAGATTTAAACACTTTGAATTCGTAATCCTTAATATCAAGGGCTTGAATTAATTTATCTGATTTTCTTAAAAAGTCATAGATTATTTCGTCTATTTCTTTTGTAAATTTTTCTTTAGGTTTATATTTGGAGTAATTTTCTGTTTCAATTTGAAAATTATTTAATGCATGTAATGCAAATTTATTAATTGTTGATATAAAGAGTTTTTTTGATTGCTCATAAGCTTCTTTTAGAATTTCATTTGTTTTTGAGTTAATATAAGCATTTTCTATTGCTTTGAGTATTCTTGTGTGCATTTCTTCTGTAGCTTTTTTTGTAAAAGTTAATACCAAAATTTCATTTATGGAGTATAGTTTATTTGCCATTAAATTTATAACCACATTTTCAAGTATGTGAGTTTTACCAGTTCCTGCCGATGCTTCTATTAGTATTGATGTATTATTTTTAATTTTTTCTAGAATTTTATTCATAAATTTTAATTTTTTCCCTTTATAAATTTAATGTAAAATTTTTCTATCAATACTAGTAAATTTTTGTCTAGTTTTAAATTATGAGTGTCTTTAAATCGGTTATAGTAGTCGCAAAATGTTATTTCGTTAGTTTTTAAAAATCTTTCGTGTGCTATGCTTGTGGAATAGGCTTTAGTTGGATTTTTTATTTGCATTTTTATGAAATTCTTAAAACAATTTGAAAAATTCTTTTGATTTGTTTTTGTCAAAATTTTAATTATTGAGTTTTGGTAAATTGGAGTTGGATAACTTGATATGTATGCAAATTGCATAAGCATATTTTCAATGTCATCAAGTATTATTTCTTTGTAGTGATATCCAATAGTTGTTTTTGCAGATAAGCTTTCAAGATTAATTTTTACTTCTGTTAATGAATTGAAATTTTGTATTTCTTTTTTTATTAACAGTCCTATTATATATAGATCTATTTCATTTTTTATTTTGTCTGGGATGCTACTATAGTCTTTTTTTACAAAATTTAAATAAAAATAATCGTTTTCGATTTTATATATATTATCAATATCATTTTTAAATTCAAATTCTATTAGTTTTTTTTGGAATTTGATTTTTATTGTTTGACAAAATTTAACTTTGGTTTTTGTCATTGTTGAGAGGGCTTTTAGACTTTTAGTAGTGTTGTGTTTTAATTTATTTATTCTCTTAAAGATGTGATTTATGGTTTTTTTTTGATCTATGTTAAAAGGAATATTTCCTTGTTGTATTTCATATCTAATGTTTTGTTTAATTACTTCTATTGCCTTACTCTCATCAGCTTTTGATTCCATTATGTATTCATGTAGCGGTGTTGAGTTTTTTATAAATCTGTAAACAATCTCACTAGCATTGAAGATTTGTTCTTCTTGTTTTTCTTTGATTTCGTTTTCCAAACTTATGTCTTGTATTTTAACGTTTAAAGTTTTTTCATAAAAATGTTTGTAAGGATTAGAAAGAGCTTTTTTTAGTTCATACAAATTTATTTTAATTGGGCTTTCTAGTTGAATTTTATTTTGTTTGAACTTAATTGGCTTAGAGCTTTGTAGTATTTTTGCGATATTAAAAGCTTCTAAATCGTAGTTTATTAAGTTGTTTTCTTTTGTGTCTTTAAAATATTTTAAGTCATAATTTTCGTTAGGATGTTTCTCGATTTGAAAATTTTTTTCATATTTTTGTATGTGATCTAATATTTTGTTTATTGCTTTTGATTGATTAATTTCTAAGTTTAGATTGTCTTGAAATGAATAGTAAAGGTAAAACTTGTCTGATGTTGCAAAAATTAAATTAAAAAGAGTTGTGATGGCCTCTTTTTCGATGTTCTCGTATTCATAATATTCATTTAATAAATTCATATTATCATAATTGATTTTAGAGTTGAAGTTTTGAAATCCTAAAAAATGAATTTCTTTTTTTTGAAGATATTCTATTTCTTTGTAATTTGCAATTAAT is a window from the Borreliella chilensis genome containing:
- a CDS encoding exodeoxyribonuclease V subunit beta, yielding MNKILEKIKNNTSILIEASAGTGKTHILENVVINLMANKLYSINEILVLTFTKKATEEMHTRILKAIENAYINSKTNEILKEAYEQSKKLFISTINKFALHALNNFQIETENYSKYKPKEKFTKEIDEIIYDFLRKSDKLIQALDIKDYEFKVFKSDAKKTEEIVLKIKKAYERDATQELGDWLNKQTSFERVLLKKTELTKDYNKIIENLEKMTADEILGFYNKHIQTGKLEIEYSKENDIFKITEILLKNKFFSTLIEKETKKNIKLLPKELKIKNDLIHLGMNIKHEKYKSEDNRNKNRNNLKQYVILKVEYKILKYIEKELEKIIKSTNIIDQNYIILNLKNYLKSADKKLLNAIKNRYKIILIDEAQDLSLAQIEIFKILKSAGIKLIFIADPKQIIYSFRKADISFYNKEIKNKINKDAKIVLQTNHRSSKKLIKPLNKIFNNIYNTAVVDEVERIEFTNSIPSHKNDKNNIFINGQEIEGINIINANTENEEDIYQKTALTIKYLLTNGTIVENNKIRNIKMKDIKVLCRGKNEINLIDKALKKEQIQTNKTQEKFFKTKEFNDIFYILKCLDRKQSFKNLNYILNSKILNIPWNLQRILIKQEKIHLIEEFIDNITVLLEKNEITLINAINKIILEKTLWIKIANITKDQKIIEWAKNKINYKGLLIKEGKFENLKTHETVLENISKIYHKEQSLQSLISTLESLIINEESEEIEENSNTINNESIELMTIHKSKGLSMNIVFLINTSPIGSSNVFSKKNYFYKFYKDGNIEYDFFKLEENKKYAKLKMISEEKNIFYVGATRAKFAIFITKINSITSKLLEMAKIFTIDKIKHDFNIYEFISQKNFNKKKNNANVHAKLIPPKPIIKNMFKKEYTSSFSSLTAQAHHTTFYEDYDFKNIGYEKEAELDDDSILEETLPKGKDSGNILHASMEKIIFSTARDTFDNFKKNNIETIEKQIKKINSNLNTVEIQNSLTKMIYNILTYKIRAINTRLCDIEELQKEMEFLIKINPDFQKQKHLFENHFKDLHIKLNDGYLKGIVDLIFKANNKIYILDYKTNYLGKDKDDYNVKNLEHIIKKEYYDLQYKIYVLGMKKILFKDKKEYNQKFGGVIYLFTRAFKDNIECLQSKFENGIYFDLPKFNDIDLDKIILELSIKR
- a CDS encoding PTS fructose transporter subunit IIA, which gives rise to MQNLFSKNLIVLNYNATSKEDVIRKMANMLNENGYLNDMEEFIKEIKKREEINGTGIEEHIAMPHAKGNFIKKHGIAILRVEGNGFDFNSSDQKLSKLFFMMALPEETPSNAHIKAISYLSNTFSNNSLRHELMNTNNKDKFLEIIVSNNNINESNNLHTKKDFILAVTACPVGIAHTYMAAESLKKAALELNINIKVETNGSSGTENPITTEEIKKAKGIIIASGKTIDKERFNGKPLIEVGVKDGIHKAKELIQIILKNEALIYKSNTNTTNRNLKQNQRVGIYKHLMNGVSFMLPFVVSGGIIIAISFMFGIKAFDINDPSYNKIADILMQIGGGSAFALMIPILAGYISFSIAERPGLAPGMITGFMVSNGNAGFLGGILAGFISGYVTLIVKKISDKIVPGNLKGINPVLAYPFFSVLISGILIYTILSPISFINKSITDILNQLSGTNMAILGALLGGMMAIDMGGPVNKAAYAFGIAMITAKNYTPHASIMAGGMVPPIGIALATSLFKNRFSKEERESGKVCYFLGACFITEGVIPFAASDPLRVIPACILGSSVGGFISALFKVEIIAPHGGIFILPIVANPLMWIISILLGSIITAVLIGIFKKEYNSRI
- a CDS encoding exodeoxyribonuclease V subunit alpha, whose protein sequence is MRDFLVLREFLKDKNKKFLTPELKFYQIIELLNINKKNYYKAQTLTKSINNEHITIFLIFLFNYFDKGHLRANINLLAKDIQNTITFTKDNLEKNTKIYNKAIKMLKELEIFGNLNTIKNIIPLLKRNNILMELNKLKITTPLILENNIYIYTQKNYREEEELITQITKRLENNKSELNDNEINNIISNFNTNNLNKEQITSVKKALKSNFFLLSGGPGTGKTTTINYILKAINTTLNSNSKKKGLIAITAPTGKASLRLQTSIDYSFKNLEIECSTIQKLLGIKFINKKNIYDEENQLNFNVIIIDEASMVDAYTFLKLLKAIPITTKLIIVGDKNQLPSINEGNVYSSLLEIQKINSDNVEDLKENFRSNKEINLLSKAIYKEDSSLICKYINNNKNIQLKEIEKINLKKDLIEYTNNLYRKIPVFNLKLLKESKIETILETLLENIILSSKNFGKFGTKTLNEIIKTHLKKIYGNLIGQIIMITKTDYKNKLFNGERGIIFNENSKFYALFQRKDEKYKKINLDLLTHYEFSFATTIHKSQGSEYKHIKVILENNPFLTKELMYTAITRAKDSLEIISNKKTILTLSKKSGKRDSKILERLNSFKEIDK
- a CDS encoding 1-phosphofructokinase produces the protein MIYTLTLNPSVDYKIVLKEFQEESLNYTLNNNFFAGGKGINVSTVLKNLGKSSTALGFLGGFTGDYIRLSLDFKGIKSDFIKIKYDTRLNIKMIANGKETEINANSPDISDDEFKVLKDRLKSLKNDSILVMSGSIPASLGANAYNQIADNISSDVRLIIDTSGKPLKEVLRLNPFLIKPNIYELEGLFNTKFNSTKELIKIGRNLVESGVQNIIISMGSDGAIFISNKNVAFRAFVPKITSVSTIGAGDSVVAGFVYAFDNRNTLEDSFKFGIAAGTATALKGNLCEFQDVKKMLCEIRVENICTF